In Rhodothermus marinus DSM 4252, a single genomic region encodes these proteins:
- a CDS encoding NAD-dependent epimerase/dehydratase family protein codes for MLRCGWFYGADAAHTRQIGEGLRRRRIPVIGDGRARWGLLHLDDAADAFVTAAVAARSGCWHVVDDEPARVQEVLTYWADRLNAPRPFHVPVWLARLVAGSYAVSFFTRSTCTSNVRFYRDLGWRPRYPTFQEGIDQIVATWASTAP; via the coding sequence GTGCTGCGCTGCGGCTGGTTCTACGGGGCCGATGCGGCCCATACGCGGCAGATCGGGGAAGGACTGCGTCGGCGCCGAATCCCTGTCATTGGAGACGGGCGGGCCCGGTGGGGCCTGCTGCACCTGGACGACGCCGCCGATGCTTTCGTTACAGCCGCTGTGGCAGCCCGCTCGGGTTGCTGGCACGTCGTGGACGACGAACCGGCCCGCGTGCAGGAGGTGCTGACCTACTGGGCTGATCGCCTCAACGCCCCGCGTCCTTTCCATGTGCCGGTCTGGCTGGCCCGTCTGGTGGCGGGCTCCTATGCGGTCAGCTTTTTCACCCGCTCGACGTGCACCTCGAACGTCCGTTTTTACCGGGATCTGGGCTGGCGCCCGCGCTACCCGACGTTCCAGGAAGGGATCGATCAGATCGTGGCGACATGGGCTTCGACAGCCCCGTGA
- a CDS encoding NAD-dependent epimerase/dehydratase family protein produces the protein MQVFIAGATGVLGRRLVRRFRARGDRVVGLVRSPEGAQKVRELGGELRQASLFDAEALARAADGCDVVIHAASAIPVRTRVRPQDWAMNDRIRREGTRALTTCAARIGARCYVQQSVVWVNSPPDDRFFDEETPRARTSPHVRPLTAS, from the coding sequence ATGCAGGTATTCATTGCAGGAGCGACGGGAGTTCTGGGGCGGCGGTTGGTCCGACGGTTTCGGGCGCGCGGCGATCGAGTGGTGGGGCTGGTGCGCTCCCCGGAAGGGGCGCAAAAGGTGCGGGAACTGGGTGGCGAGCTGCGGCAGGCCAGCCTGTTCGATGCCGAGGCGCTGGCGCGGGCGGCCGATGGCTGCGACGTGGTGATTCATGCGGCGAGTGCGATTCCGGTCCGTACCCGGGTGCGGCCGCAAGACTGGGCGATGAACGATCGGATCCGAAGGGAGGGCACGCGGGCGCTGACAACCTGCGCCGCCCGGATCGGTGCCCGCTGCTATGTGCAGCAGAGCGTCGTCTGGGTGAACAGCCCGCCGGACGATCGTTTTTTCGATGAAGAAACGCCCCGTGCCCGGACCTCCCCTCACGTTCGGCCCTTGACGGCGAGCTGA